A single region of the Salvia splendens isolate huo1 chromosome 18, SspV2, whole genome shotgun sequence genome encodes:
- the LOC121776060 gene encoding FCS-Like Zinc finger 3-like: MASAAAYYYAGCEDDYQPHFLDSCSLCRRSLNQNSDIFMYRGNTPFCSQECRQEQIEMDEAMEKKWKLSSSSSSSKRSSAVRQSSDSAKESGMNKAVRTGTVAVI, encoded by the exons ATGGCTTCAGCAGCAGCATACTACTACGCCGGATGCGAGGACGACTACCAGCCGCACTTCCTCGATTCCTGCTCCCTCTGCCGCAGATCGCTCAACCAAAATAGCGACATCTTCATGTACAG AGGAAACACGCCGTTCTGTAGCCAGGAGTGCCGGCAGGAGCAGATTGAGATGGATGAGGCGATGGAGAAGAAGTGGAAACtgtcctcttcttcttcttcttcgaagAGATCGAGCGCTGTGAGGCAGAGCTCTGACTCCGCGAAGGAATCTGGCATGAATAAAGCTGTACGGACGGGAACTGTGGCTGTGATTTGA